A genomic segment from Verrucomicrobiaceae bacterium encodes:
- a CDS encoding lysophospholipid acyltransferase family protein yields MARIRIKNLGKLVAWLMRGIAATLKFEVEDRAALFDASRKGCIWAFWHNRMFLIPYVHDQWFSHVPGTILTSPSGDGQIIADVCASFGIEAERGSSSRPEKGMSALIALAAKAREGFEIGITPDGPRGPLHRVQPGIVKLAQLTGVPIIPVHVNYSRAYRFSTWDEFLLPLPFAKASFIFDKPVHVPRRMTEEEFELYRAKLEETLRAGVQD; encoded by the coding sequence ATGGCACGCATCCGCATCAAAAATCTCGGCAAACTCGTCGCGTGGCTCATGCGCGGCATCGCCGCGACGCTGAAATTTGAAGTCGAGGACCGAGCGGCGCTCTTTGATGCATCACGCAAGGGCTGCATCTGGGCCTTCTGGCACAATCGCATGTTCCTCATCCCCTATGTGCACGATCAGTGGTTCAGCCACGTGCCGGGCACCATTTTGACCAGTCCTAGTGGCGATGGGCAGATCATCGCCGATGTCTGCGCCAGTTTCGGCATCGAGGCAGAGCGTGGCTCCAGCTCTAGGCCGGAAAAAGGCATGAGTGCGCTCATCGCCCTCGCCGCAAAGGCACGCGAGGGATTCGAGATCGGCATCACGCCAGACGGCCCACGCGGCCCCCTGCACCGCGTGCAGCCCGGCATCGTCAAGCTGGCGCAGCTCACCGGCGTGCCGATCATCCCTGTGCATGTGAATTACAGCCGCGCATACCGCTTCAGCACCTGGGATGAGTTCCTCCTGCCCCTGCCTTTTGCCAAAGCGAGCTTCATCTTCGACAAACCCGTGCATGTGCCACGTCGCATGACAGAGGAAGAGTTCGAGCTGTACCGCGCCAAGCTGGAGGAGACACTGCGAGCCGGAGTGCAGGACTGA
- the eda gene encoding bifunctional 4-hydroxy-2-oxoglutarate aldolase/2-dehydro-3-deoxy-phosphogluconate aldolase — protein MNALSIISDLRVVPAVVIDDAAQATMLGLAMKHGGLPCIEVTLRTPAALDAIRSLAKIEGLLVGAGTVTNMTQLQQAIDAGAQFIVTPGLDDEIIRHCQQRDLFIIPGAVTPTEIMRAQNLGLRHVKFFPSNIYGGLPAIEALSGPFPEMRFLPTGGINFTNLATFLGSAVVTACGGTWMAKRDSIRASNFPEIERSCRATMEIVRGTPQAAL, from the coding sequence ATGAACGCTCTCTCCATCATCTCCGATCTCCGCGTCGTCCCTGCTGTCGTCATCGACGATGCGGCACAGGCCACCATGCTCGGCCTCGCCATGAAGCATGGCGGACTCCCCTGCATCGAGGTCACTCTGCGCACCCCCGCCGCGCTCGATGCCATCCGCTCCCTCGCGAAAATCGAAGGCCTCCTCGTCGGTGCAGGCACCGTCACGAACATGACGCAGCTCCAGCAGGCCATCGACGCCGGAGCGCAGTTCATCGTCACACCGGGACTCGATGATGAAATCATCCGCCACTGCCAGCAGCGTGATCTTTTCATCATTCCCGGTGCCGTCACTCCTACAGAGATCATGCGTGCTCAGAATCTCGGCCTCCGGCATGTGAAATTCTTCCCCAGCAACATCTACGGCGGCCTACCGGCCATCGAGGCCCTCAGTGGCCCCTTTCCAGAGATGCGCTTCCTACCCACAGGCGGCATCAATTTCACCAATCTGGCCACTTTCCTCGGCTCTGCCGTCGTCACCGCCTGCGGTGGCACCTGGATGGCCAAACGCGACTCCATCCGCGCCAGCAACTTCCCAGAGATCGAGCGCTCCTGCCGCGCCACGATGGAAATCGTCCGTGGCACACCCCAAGCCGCACTTTGA
- a CDS encoding pseudouridine synthase, whose translation MLLAFHKPFDVLSQFTQELPTHRTLAEFRFPPQVYPIGRLDRDSEGLILLSDEARWTDLLLHPRHGHPRTYHAQVEGLISDAALAKLRSGIALKDYRALPCQAQRLEPPPEHAPRIPPVRYRASIPTSWLALTLTEGKNRQVRKMTAAAGFPTLRLIRVCIGRLALSELQLAPGEWRQLTVEEAALVSSSRR comes from the coding sequence ATGCTCCTCGCCTTTCACAAGCCCTTTGATGTCCTCTCACAGTTCACTCAGGAGCTGCCCACACATCGCACACTGGCGGAGTTCCGCTTTCCGCCGCAGGTCTATCCCATCGGGCGACTGGATCGCGACTCGGAGGGGCTGATCCTCCTCAGCGATGAGGCCAGATGGACGGATCTACTGCTCCATCCGCGCCACGGCCACCCACGCACCTATCACGCTCAAGTAGAGGGCCTCATCAGCGACGCCGCACTGGCGAAACTGCGCTCTGGCATCGCGCTCAAGGACTACCGCGCCCTCCCCTGTCAGGCGCAGCGGCTGGAGCCCCCGCCCGAGCACGCTCCACGCATCCCGCCTGTGCGCTACCGTGCCAGCATCCCCACCTCCTGGCTCGCACTCACGCTCACCGAAGGAAAAAACCGCCAGGTCAGGAAAATGACCGCCGCTGCCGGATTCCCCACCTTGCGCCTGATCCGCGTCTGCATCGGCAGACTAGCCTTGAGTGAGCTCCAGCTCGCACCGGGCGAATGGAGACAACTCACCGTCGAAGAAGCCGCTCTCGTCTCCTCCTCCAGGCGCTGA
- a CDS encoding alpha/beta hydrolase: MTRILLFFTLTIAVANAQPVSVKLWPAGAPEKPGFKIEPEKTIVKEPSDGVVRLTNVSEPMITLFKPEKPNGAAVLVCPGGGYSILAYEHEGSQVCEYLQRIGVTGVLLKYRVPRRDPADPSREPLQDAQRAMGILRHRAAEWGIDPARIGVLGFSAGGHLSVMLSLHANDRTYTADPALDVEDATPNFAIPVYPAYLVEKDAPYALLPGFPVTKKSPPMCLIHAHDDSWSASASALLYIEYKKQGLPCELHIYAKGGHGFGMKKNNLPVNDWLDRVAEWMRSMGYLGQ; the protein is encoded by the coding sequence ATGACACGCATCCTCCTCTTTTTCACCCTCACTATCGCCGTAGCGAATGCGCAGCCTGTTTCGGTCAAACTCTGGCCCGCAGGTGCCCCAGAGAAACCAGGCTTCAAAATCGAACCGGAGAAAACCATCGTCAAAGAGCCCTCCGACGGCGTCGTCCGGCTCACCAATGTCTCTGAGCCCATGATCACCCTCTTCAAGCCAGAGAAGCCCAATGGTGCCGCCGTGCTCGTCTGCCCCGGTGGTGGCTACAGCATCCTGGCCTATGAGCATGAAGGCTCCCAGGTCTGTGAATACCTCCAGCGCATCGGCGTCACCGGTGTCCTGCTCAAATACCGCGTCCCCCGCCGTGATCCCGCAGACCCTTCCCGCGAGCCCCTCCAGGATGCGCAGCGTGCCATGGGCATCCTCCGCCACCGCGCCGCCGAGTGGGGCATCGACCCCGCCCGCATCGGCGTCCTCGGCTTCTCCGCAGGTGGGCACCTCAGTGTCATGCTCAGTCTGCATGCCAATGACCGCACCTACACCGCTGATCCCGCGCTCGATGTCGAGGACGCCACCCCGAACTTCGCCATCCCCGTCTATCCCGCCTACCTCGTCGAGAAAGATGCCCCCTATGCCCTGCTACCCGGATTTCCTGTCACGAAAAAATCCCCACCCATGTGCCTCATCCACGCACACGACGACTCCTGGAGCGCCAGCGCCAGTGCACTGCTCTACATCGAGTATAAAAAACAAGGCCTCCCCTGCGAACTCCACATCTATGCCAAAGGCGGACACGGCTTTGGCATGAAGAAAAACAACCTGCCCGTCAATGACTGGCTCGACCGCGTCGCAGAATGGATGCGCTCCATGGGCTATCTCGGCCAGTGA
- a CDS encoding ROK family protein, with protein sequence MADKKAPAKAAQAVKKKKVLDVPFWIGFDLGGTKMMACVLDKNYKVLGSARKSTHGSDGQAKGGKKILNAIHEAIAVAGVNPKGLQGIGIGCPGLVNPEKGTLIIAPNLGWKNMPLRKMLETEFKKPVAVLNDVDAGTYGEFVLGAGKGARSLLGVFPGTGVGAGFVYDGKLVMGKTISAMELGNVMLPGTHIGSVEFGTVILEDLTSRLALASGAGVACYRGQAPELDRKTQGALREIRSKALAGSFRSGEEATMVLFRNSVRYLGMGVAMVVNLFAPDQITLGGGLVEELPGLYLQLLKEEVERYAIPELAKGVKYTLAKLGGQAVAAGAVAWLRERK encoded by the coding sequence ATGGCAGATAAAAAAGCTCCCGCAAAAGCCGCACAGGCCGTGAAGAAGAAAAAAGTCCTCGATGTGCCCTTCTGGATCGGATTCGATCTAGGAGGCACTAAGATGATGGCCTGCGTGCTCGATAAAAACTACAAAGTGCTCGGTAGTGCCCGCAAATCCACCCATGGCAGCGATGGACAGGCCAAAGGCGGAAAAAAAATCCTCAATGCCATCCATGAGGCCATCGCGGTTGCAGGCGTCAATCCAAAGGGACTGCAAGGCATCGGCATCGGCTGCCCTGGGCTGGTAAATCCAGAAAAAGGCACCCTCATCATCGCGCCGAACTTAGGCTGGAAAAACATGCCCCTGCGCAAAATGCTCGAAACCGAGTTCAAGAAGCCCGTGGCCGTCCTCAACGATGTCGATGCCGGAACGTATGGCGAATTCGTGCTCGGAGCTGGCAAGGGAGCACGCTCCCTGCTCGGTGTCTTCCCTGGCACCGGAGTGGGCGCAGGCTTCGTCTATGATGGCAAGCTCGTGATGGGCAAAACCATCTCCGCCATGGAGCTGGGCAATGTCATGCTCCCCGGCACTCACATTGGCAGTGTCGAGTTCGGCACCGTCATCCTGGAAGATCTCACCAGCCGCCTCGCCCTAGCCTCCGGCGCTGGCGTGGCCTGCTACCGTGGCCAGGCTCCAGAGCTCGACCGCAAGACCCAGGGTGCGCTGCGTGAGATTCGCAGCAAAGCACTCGCGGGCTCCTTCCGCAGTGGCGAAGAGGCCACGATGGTGCTTTTCCGCAATTCCGTGCGCTACCTCGGCATGGGAGTGGCCATGGTGGTCAATCTTTTCGCCCCAGACCAGATCACGCTCGGTGGTGGACTCGTGGAGGAGCTGCCCGGCCTCTATTTGCAGCTCCTCAAAGAAGAAGTAGAGCGCTATGCCATCCCAGAGCTGGCCAAAGGCGTGAAATACACCCTCGCCAAGCTCGGTGGCCAAGCCGTAGCCGCAGGTGCTGTCGCATGGCTGCGTGAGCGTAAATAG
- a CDS encoding acetolactate synthase: MQPAPQTQLQPATSAPEGTPVRQISVFLENRVGALLALVKLLGDHQIAVLGLSMQETTELALVRLILSSPEDAQMVCIEKGIAHAVTTVTAVELQETSTSLSQVLATLLSAEVNVAFSYPLLVRPSDRPVLILRLDSPDFAHKVLSKSGFKVLMQEDLSR; this comes from the coding sequence ATGCAGCCCGCTCCCCAGACTCAGCTCCAGCCTGCCACCTCCGCGCCAGAGGGCACACCCGTGCGGCAGATCTCTGTCTTCCTCGAAAATCGCGTCGGCGCACTGCTCGCACTGGTAAAGCTCCTCGGTGACCACCAGATCGCCGTACTCGGTCTCTCCATGCAGGAGACCACCGAGCTAGCACTCGTGCGGCTCATCCTCAGCTCACCAGAGGATGCGCAGATGGTCTGCATCGAAAAAGGCATCGCCCACGCCGTGACCACCGTCACCGCCGTCGAGCTACAAGAGACCTCCACCTCCCTTTCCCAAGTCCTCGCCACGCTCCTCAGTGCCGAGGTGAATGTGGCCTTCAGCTACCCGCTGCTCGTCCGCCCCAGCGACCGCCCAGTGCTCATCCTCCGACTCGATAGCCCCGACTTCGCGCACAAAGTCCTCAGCAAAAGCGGCTTCAAAGTGCTCATGCAGGAAGATCTCAGTCGCTGA
- a CDS encoding polyphosphate kinase 2 family protein, whose translation MKLKTNLDDFRVTSGSFRIGKAKTKVKDLYKDDAHYEALIAEFRTELDELQQKMYAHDRYGMLLVFQAMDAAGKDGTIKHVMSGINPQGVEVHAFKRPSEDELDHDFLWRTSQKMPPRGRVGIFNRSYYEEVLVCRVHPEIVTKYQRLPAESTKNMEKLFEKRLEDMRQFEAYNHRNGIRVVKFFLHVSKEEQKQRFLDRINDPAKNWKFNEADVKERACWKDYMAAYEEAIRATADEDRPWYVIPADDKKNMRLIVSAAILHEMQRMELEWPKLPPDQLAGLARCKKALMAEK comes from the coding sequence ATGAAACTGAAAACTAATCTTGATGATTTCCGCGTGACCTCTGGCTCCTTCCGTATCGGAAAGGCAAAAACGAAGGTAAAGGATCTCTACAAAGATGATGCGCATTACGAAGCGCTGATCGCAGAGTTCCGCACGGAGCTCGATGAGCTCCAACAGAAAATGTATGCCCATGATCGCTATGGCATGCTGCTGGTGTTTCAGGCCATGGATGCGGCTGGGAAGGATGGCACGATCAAGCATGTCATGAGTGGCATCAATCCGCAGGGCGTGGAAGTGCATGCTTTTAAGCGTCCGAGTGAGGATGAGCTGGACCACGACTTTCTGTGGCGCACCTCCCAGAAGATGCCGCCGCGTGGTAGGGTGGGCATTTTTAACCGCAGCTACTATGAGGAGGTGCTGGTGTGTCGAGTGCACCCAGAGATCGTCACGAAGTATCAGCGTCTGCCAGCAGAGAGTACCAAGAACATGGAGAAGCTCTTTGAGAAACGGCTGGAGGATATGCGGCAGTTTGAGGCCTACAATCACCGCAACGGCATCCGTGTGGTGAAATTCTTCCTGCATGTGTCGAAGGAGGAGCAGAAGCAGCGTTTTCTGGACCGGATCAATGACCCGGCGAAGAACTGGAAATTCAATGAGGCAGATGTGAAGGAGCGTGCCTGCTGGAAGGACTACATGGCGGCCTATGAAGAGGCGATCCGCGCTACGGCAGACGAGGACCGGCCGTGGTATGTGATCCCTGCGGATGATAAGAAAAACATGCGCCTGATCGTCAGCGCGGCGATCTTGCACGAGATGCAGCGCATGGAGCTGGAGTGGCCGAAACTGCCGCCTGACCAGCTCGCGGGCCTCGCACGGTGCAAAAAAGCACTGATGGCAGAGAAGTGA